A single genomic interval of Chthoniobacterales bacterium harbors:
- a CDS encoding sodium:solute symporter, with translation MNSPFLLDGLIIVVYFVAIVGIGLYKGRGSSDMEGFAVGDRNLPWWAVLGSILAAEVSAATFLGAPGEGYGLRNFTYAQLAIGTVLARVLVSYIFIKPYYDYRVVSIYDFLRVRFGNTTKNGASFIFLFTRMLASGTRLYVGAIVLVFAYEMVAQVELQPMQEIWIYVAALVLITAITAVYTALGGIKAVVWTDVIQATIMFGAIGFAIFVLFKGVPGGWSTVLAQVKAPAFFDSGIDHTKSFGANVKGILEIEYTIWAALLGSVFTTMATHGTDQDMVQRMLTAPDIRRSRRALMLSGLLDIPVVLCFLLIGLLLWVHYQDPAKKDVFAWYIVHEMPPGVRGLVVAGLFATAMGSLSTALNALATSFTEDWYVAYIKPQATSAQIVRAARWSTVVFSVLLIVVGGLTAYGRIVLHLRIIPIVLGIFGYTYGSLLGVFLVGMLSKRRGSNTGNVLAMLAGFIVTALLSGLHITIGILLGLLPSTASGKTLWPFIEIEFPWRILFGTVVTFVVAILFRTPEKQVWAAEDHIRNASAAN, from the coding sequence ATGAATTCCCCTTTTCTCCTCGATGGCCTGATTATCGTCGTCTATTTCGTCGCGATCGTCGGTATTGGTCTTTACAAGGGGCGAGGCAGTTCGGACATGGAAGGCTTCGCCGTCGGCGACCGGAATCTACCTTGGTGGGCGGTGCTGGGATCGATTTTGGCGGCGGAGGTGAGCGCGGCGACTTTCTTGGGTGCACCGGGCGAAGGCTACGGCTTGCGAAATTTCACCTACGCCCAGCTCGCCATCGGCACGGTGCTGGCGCGGGTGCTGGTGAGTTACATCTTTATCAAGCCTTACTACGACTATCGCGTCGTCTCGATCTACGATTTTCTCCGGGTGCGCTTCGGCAATACGACGAAAAATGGCGCGTCCTTCATTTTCCTTTTCACGCGAATGCTGGCCAGCGGCACACGCCTCTATGTCGGGGCCATCGTGTTGGTTTTTGCCTATGAAATGGTCGCGCAAGTCGAGTTGCAGCCGATGCAGGAAATCTGGATCTATGTGGCGGCTCTGGTGTTGATTACGGCGATCACAGCCGTTTATACCGCGCTCGGCGGGATCAAGGCGGTGGTTTGGACGGATGTGATTCAGGCGACGATTATGTTTGGCGCGATCGGGTTTGCGATTTTTGTGCTTTTCAAGGGAGTGCCAGGCGGATGGAGCACGGTGCTGGCGCAGGTGAAAGCTCCCGCGTTTTTCGACAGCGGAATCGATCACACGAAAAGTTTCGGCGCGAATGTGAAAGGGATTCTGGAAATCGAATACACGATCTGGGCGGCGTTGCTGGGCTCGGTTTTTACCACGATGGCGACGCACGGGACCGATCAGGACATGGTTCAACGGATGCTGACCGCGCCCGACATTCGGCGCAGTCGCCGCGCTCTGATGCTGTCTGGCCTGCTCGACATCCCGGTGGTGCTCTGCTTTTTGCTAATCGGCCTGTTGCTGTGGGTGCATTATCAAGACCCGGCCAAGAAGGATGTTTTCGCCTGGTATATCGTGCACGAGATGCCGCCGGGAGTTCGTGGACTGGTCGTGGCTGGCTTGTTTGCGACCGCAATGGGCTCGCTCAGCACGGCGCTGAATGCATTGGCGACAAGTTTTACGGAAGATTGGTATGTGGCCTATATCAAGCCGCAGGCGACTTCGGCTCAAATCGTCCGGGCGGCGCGCTGGTCCACGGTGGTGTTTTCGGTGCTGCTGATCGTAGTCGGCGGCCTTACTGCCTACGGACGAATCGTGCTGCATCTGCGGATTATCCCGATTGTGCTGGGGATTTTTGGCTACACTTACGGATCGTTGCTGGGCGTTTTCCTGGTCGGCATGTTGAGCAAGCGCCGCGGTTCCAACACGGGAAATGTGCTGGCGATGCTCGCGGGGTTTATCGTCACCGCGCTCTTGAGCGGCTTGCACATCACGATTGGGATTTTGCTCGGACTGCTGCCCTCGACGGCAAGCGGGAAAACTCTCTGGCCATTTATTGAGATCGAATTTCCCTGGCGAATTCTTTTCGGAACGGTGGTTACATTTGTAGTCGCCATCTTATTTCGAACGCCGGAAAAGCAGGTTTGGGCGGCGGAGGATCACATTCGGAACGCAAGCGCTGCAAACTGA